CCGCAACTGCGGCTGACGCGATCGACGGCGTCCAGCCCCAGTATGTTGTGGAGCCGGCGAGCGCTGGCGAAGTCGCGAAGGTATTGAAGTGCGCGGATGAGGCGGGCCTCGCAGTTTCGCCGCGCGGGAGTGGCACAAAAACCGGCTGGGGTAACCGGCCCAAGCGATGTGACCTGGTGCTGTCGCTGGCACGGATGACCCAGGTGATCGAACATGCCGCCTCTGACTTGACGGTGAGCGTACAAGCCGGCTGCACGGTCGGCACATTGCAGAAGGTCCTGGCGTCGCAGGGGCAACGTCTCGCATTCGATCCGCTATGGCCGGAGCGGGCGACCATCGGCGGAACACTGGCGACCAATGACGGCGGATCCCTGCGCATCCGCTTTGGCGCCCTGCGAGACCTTATTATCGGCATCACTCTGGCGCTTCCGGATGGAACGCTCGCCAAGAGCGGGGGCAAGGTCGTCAAGAATGTTGCCGGGTATGACTTGCCTAAGCTCGCAACCGGATCTTTGGGAACTCTGGCCGTCATTACCGATGCGGTGTTCCGGCTGCATCCGGTGTTCGCCGAGACGCGCTCGCTAACCGTGCCGATGAAAGACCTGGATTCGGCGAACCAGCTCCTTCTCGCCATCATGGATTCCAGACTGGCGTTTACCGGATTGCAGATGCGCGCGGCGCGCGAGCAGGGGGTAGAAGTGGATGTCCGCTTTGAAGGCACCCTGGCCGGCGTCGAGGGACAAGTGAGAGAGCTTTCCAGAATGGCGTCTCCCAACGTCGCGGCGCAAGCGCGGGCTGAGTGCTGGCGGGCGCGGCAGGATTTGTTCCAGCCCGGCGCTGTGGTCGCGAAATTTTCCACGCTTCCGGCGGAGTTGGCGGCGTTCAGCGGCCTGCTGGCGCAGCATGCGCGTAATAGCCAATGGAGCCTGGTTGCGCAGGCGAACGGCATTGGTCACCTGCGCATAGCAGCCGGCGCCGATGTCCTGATGATGCTGCGCTCGGCGCTGGAACCGGCTGGATCGCTGGTCGTACAGCAATGCCCGCCGGAGATGAAAGATCGACTGGATGTGTGGGGCTCGCCGGGCGATACCCTCCCACTCCTGCGGCGCGTCAAACAGCAATTCGATCCCAAGGCCACGCTGAACCCGGGTCGCTTTGTCGGGGGCATCTGATGGAAACCAATAACAAAGGCGCCTTCGACGCACACAATCCGCCATCCGCCGACATTATTAATAAGTGCGTGCATTGCGGTTTTTGCCTGCAGACCTGCCCGACGTACCTGGAGTGGGGCGAGGAGATGGACTCGCCACGCGGGCGCATCTACCAGATGCGCATGGTGCAGGAGGGCAAGGCAACGATGGACGAAACGTTCGTCGAGCACATGGACGCGTGCCTGAGTTGCGTGGCCTGCATGCCGGCATGCCCATCGGGGATTGACTATGGAAAATTGATCGAGGCCACCCGGGCGCAGATTGAGCGCAATTATCCGCGACCCTGGGCGGAGCGGGCGCGCCGGAGACTCGGCATGACGATGTTCACGTCGCCGGGCCGGTTGGCGATGGCGCGAGGACTCGCTTCCGCCTACCAGAAGTCGGGTCTGCGGAGCGTTGTGCGCACGCTCGGCCTCAACAAACTGATGCCCAGGCATCTGCGCTCCATGGAGTCGTTGATGCCGGAAATTCGGCGCGCCGAAAAACTTCCCCAGGTTATGCCGGCGCAGGGCGCCAAGCGCATGCGGGTTGGAGTTCTGCTGGGATGCGTGCAGGACAAGTTCTTCTCGCACGTGAATGCCGCGACAGCGCGAGTGCTGGCAGCGGAAGGATGCGAGGTCGTAATGCCGCAGCCGCAGCCCTGTTGCGGCGCGCTGCTCATCCATGCCGGGATCGAGCCGGACGCTTTGGCCCTGGCACGACAGGTCATTGACACCTTCGACAGAGCGAATGTGGACGCCGTCGTGATCAATGCGGCAGGCTGCGGATCCAATATGAAAGATTACGGATACCTGCTGCGTGATGATCCGCGGTATAAGGACAAGGCGGTGAACTTCTCCCGCCGCTGTCGTGATGTCGCCGAATTGCTGGCGGACCTGGAACCGCGTGCCGAGCGCAAACCCGTCCCCATGAAGGTCGCCTACCACGACGCCTGCCACCTGCAGCACGCCCAGGGAGTATCGGCGGCGCCGCGCAAGCTGCTGCAACAAGTTCCCGGACTGCAACTGGTGGAGTTGCCGGAAGCGCCGATCTGTTGCGGGTCGGCGGGCGTTTATAACCTGGCGCAACCGGAATCGGCAGAAGCGCTCGGCGACCGCAAGGCCCGGAATGTGTTGTCGATGTCACCCGACGTGGTCGCCACCGGGAACCCGGGATGCATCCTGCAGATCGAAGCGGCGTTGCGGCGCGCGGGAAGCGCAACCCGCGTGGTACACACCATCGAAGTGCTGGATGCGGCCATTCGCGGCGT
This region of Terriglobales bacterium genomic DNA includes:
- a CDS encoding FAD-binding oxidoreductase, which produces ATAADAIDGVQPQYVVEPASAGEVAKVLKCADEAGLAVSPRGSGTKTGWGNRPKRCDLVLSLARMTQVIEHAASDLTVSVQAGCTVGTLQKVLASQGQRLAFDPLWPERATIGGTLATNDGGSLRIRFGALRDLIIGITLALPDGTLAKSGGKVVKNVAGYDLPKLATGSLGTLAVITDAVFRLHPVFAETRSLTVPMKDLDSANQLLLAIMDSRLAFTGLQMRAAREQGVEVDVRFEGTLAGVEGQVRELSRMASPNVAAQARAECWRARQDLFQPGAVVAKFSTLPAELAAFSGLLAQHARNSQWSLVAQANGIGHLRIAAGADVLMMLRSALEPAGSLVVQQCPPEMKDRLDVWGSPGDTLPLLRRVKQQFDPKATLNPGRFVGGI
- a CDS encoding heterodisulfide reductase-related iron-sulfur binding cluster, which translates into the protein METNNKGAFDAHNPPSADIINKCVHCGFCLQTCPTYLEWGEEMDSPRGRIYQMRMVQEGKATMDETFVEHMDACLSCVACMPACPSGIDYGKLIEATRAQIERNYPRPWAERARRRLGMTMFTSPGRLAMARGLASAYQKSGLRSVVRTLGLNKLMPRHLRSMESLMPEIRRAEKLPQVMPAQGAKRMRVGVLLGCVQDKFFSHVNAATARVLAAEGCEVVMPQPQPCCGALLIHAGIEPDALALARQVIDTFDRANVDAVVINAAGCGSNMKDYGYLLRDDPRYKDKAVNFSRRCRDVAELLADLEPRAERKPVPMKVAYHDACHLQHAQGVSAAPRKLLQQVPGLQLVELPEAPICCGSAGVYNLAQPESAEALGDRKARNVLSMSPDVVATGNPGCILQIEAALRRAGSATRVVHTIEVLDAAIRGVQL